In the Kwoniella pini CBS 10737 chromosome 7, complete sequence genome, one interval contains:
- a CDS encoding ribonucleoside-diphosphate reductase, alpha subunit has translation MVMWIYKRDGRKEPVAFDKVTARINKLSYGLDPNFVEPAEITQKVIVGIHAGITTVELDNLAAETAAYLTTKHPDYAILAARIAISNLHKETKKLFSNVIQDLYEWVNPKTGKHAPMIADDVYKIVMDNKETLDSAIIYDRDFAYNYFGFKTLERSYLLRVNGKIVERPQHMIMRVAVGIHGANIDKVIETYNLMSERYFTHASPTLFNSGTPHAQMSSCFLVAMRDDSIDGIYDTLKTCAQISKTAGGIGLHIHNIRAKGAYIAGTNGYSNGIVPMLRAYDATARYVDQGGNKRPGAFAIYLEPWHADVFDFLDLRKNHGKEEVRARDLFYALWIPDLFMKRVEQDGDWTLMCPSECPGLADVHSEAFEKLYEGYEKAGKGRKTIKAQKLWFAILEAQTETGGPFILYKDAANSKSNQQHLGTIKSSNLCTEIIEYSAPDEVAVCNLASLALPAFVDLERRTYDFKKLHEITKVVTKNLDQVITRNYYPVPEARNSNMRHRPVGLGVQGLADAFMALRMPFDSPAARELNIQIFETIYHAALESSCELAQELGKYPSYEGSPISQGKLQPDFWGRTPTDLWDWTELRANIAKHGVRNSLLVAPMPTASTSQILGWNECFEPYTSMLYARRVLSGDFQVVCPWLLRDLINLGLWDDNMKNLIIAAGGSIQNIPQIPTELKAIYKTVWEISQKAVIDLAADRGAFIDQSQSLNIHLANPSFSQLTSMHFYGWKRGLKTGAYYLRTKPSANAIQFTIDAATLKQAKSNAAAGNAPSPAPSSAGPSADTLVAPLRQVKIATTASAAPVPQSQPIREDSPRPSEEEEISYEEAKRRAEERAEAALQCSIENKDACLMCSG, from the exons ATGGTTATGTGGATTTACAAGCGAGATGGCCGAAAAGAGCCTG TCGCTTTCGATAAAGTCACTGCTCGTATAAACAAGCTTTCATACGGTCTTGACCCAAATTTTGTCGAACCTGCCGAAATCACCCAAAAAGTCATTGTTGGTATCCACGCTGGTATAACTACTGTCGAACTTGAT AACCTCGCTGCTGAGACCGCTGCATACCTCACTACCAAACACCCAGATTACGCTATTTTAGCCGCTCGAATTGCTATCTCCAACTTACACAAAGAGACCAAAAAACTCTTTTCAAACGTGATTCAAGATTTATACGAATGGGTCAACCCAAAGACTGGTAAACACGCTCCTATGATTGCCGATGATGTTTACAAGATTGTCATGGACAACAAGGAGACTCTTGATTCAGCAATAATCTACGATCGAGATTTCGCCTACAATTACTTCGGTTTCAAGACGCTTGAAAGATCTTACCTTCTCCGAGTAAACGGAAAGATCGTCGAACGACCTCAACACATGATCATGCGAGTCGCTGTCGGTATCCACGGAGCCAACATCGACAAAGTCATTGAGACTTACAACTTGATGTCTGAACGATACTTCACCCATGCATCTCCAACC CTCTTCAACTCTGGTACACCCCACGCTCAAATGTCGTCTTGTTTCCTTGTCGCAATGCGGGATGATTCGATAGACGGTATTTACGATACCCTCAAGACATGTGCTCAAATATCCAAAACCGCCGGTGGTATCGGTCTTCACATCCACAACATCCGTGCCAAGGGTGCTTACATCGCAGGAACCAACGGTTACTCCAATGGTATCGTCCCCATGTTGCGAGCCTATGATGCTACTGCGCGATACGTTGATCAAGGTGGTAACAAGAGACCTGGTGCTTTCGCTATTTACCTCGAACCATGGCACGCCGATGTCTTCGACTTCCTCGATTTGAGGAAGAATCAcggtaaagaagaagttcGAGCTCGAGATCTCTTCTACGCCCTCTGGATCCCTGATCTCTTCATGAAGCGAGTCGAACAAGACGGTGACTGGACTTTGATGTGTCCTTCCGAATGCCCTGGTCTCGCCGATGTTCACTCCGAAGCCTTTGAAAAACTTTACGAAGGCTACGAGAAGGCCGGTAAAGGCAGAAAGACCATCAAAGCTCAAAAGCTGTGGTTTGCTATCCTTGAAGCTCAAACCGAGACCGGAGGTCCTTTCATCCTTTACAAGGATGCTGCCAACTCCAAATCCAATCAACAACATTTAGGTACCATCAAATCATCCAACTTGTGTACTGAAATCATCGAATACTCCGCTCCTGATGAGGTGGCAGTATGTAACTTGGCTTCTTTGGCTCTTCCTGCCTTTGTCGATCTCGAGAGAAGAACCTACGATTTCAAGAAACTTCACGAAATCACCAAAGTCGTCACCAAGAACTTGGACCAAGTTATCACTCGAAACTACTATCCTGTGCCTGAAGCCAGAAACTCCAACATGCGACACCGACCCGTCGGTTTGGGTGTACAAGGTCTCGCTGATGCTTTCATGGCTCTTCGAATGCCATTCGATTCTCCAGCTGCGCGAGAGCTCAACATTCAAATCTTCGAGACCATTTACCATGCTGCCTTGGAGTCATCATGTGAATTGGCTCAAGAACTCGGTAAATACCCCTCATACGAAGGTTCGCCTATATCTCAAGGTAAACTTCAACCAGACTTCTGGGGAAGAACACCAACCGACCTTTGGGACTGGACTGAGCTCCGAGCTAACATTGCCAAACACGGTGTCAGAAACTCTTTATTGGTTGCTCCTATGCCTACTGCCTCAACTTCTCAAATCTTGGGATGGAACGAATGCTTCGAGCCTTACACCTCGATGTTGTACGCTCGACGAGTACTTTCAGGTGATTTCCAAGTCGTTTGTCCATGGTTACTCCGAGATCTTATCAACCTTGGTTTATGGGATGACAACATGAAGAACCTCATTATAGCCGCCGGTGGATCCATTCAAAATATTCCTCAAATCCCTACCGAGCTCAAAGCTATCTACAAAACAGTCTGGGAAATTTCCCAAAAAGCCGTTATCGATCTCGCTGCCGATCGAGGAGCGTTCATCGATCAATCTCAATCGCTTAACATCCACTTGGCCAATCCATCTTTCTCCCAATTGACATCGATGCACTTCTACGGTTGGAAGAGAGGACTCAAGACTGGTGCATACTACCTCCGAACTAAACCTTCTGCCAACGCCATTCAATTCACCATCGACGCCGCTACTCTCAAGCAAGCTAAATCCAACGCTGCTGCTGGAAACGCTCCTTCACCTGCCCCATCTTCAGCTGGACCATCAGCTGATACTCTTGTAGCTCCCTTGAGACAAGTCAAGATTGCTACAACAGCTTCTGCAGCACCAGTACCTCAATCCCAACCAATTAGGGAAGATTCGCCTAGACCctctgaagaagaggaaatctCATACGAGGAAGCTAAACGAAGAGCAGAAGAGAGAGCTGAAGCTGCTTTACAATGTTCGATCGAGAACAAAGATGCTTGTTTGATGTGTTCTGGATAG